A genomic stretch from Cardiocondyla obscurior isolate alpha-2009 linkage group LG10, Cobs3.1, whole genome shotgun sequence includes:
- the LOC139106012 gene encoding arylphorin subunit alpha-like produces MKFPTILIIVAAVSFSLVAADYNTIKTADEEFLFKQKKIYNLLYFIPQSSLVNPSLYEEGRSYNIQANIDSYSNTAAVKNFIYLYESGMLPRGELNSLYYPKLKKETEALFYLFFYAKDFDTFYKTALWARIYMNEMQFGEALYTAVILRDDTKFIQLPPPYEMYPYGFFNSEVLEKAHHAKLFGKLDSKKFGGYNTYIIPANYSGWYMSREYDQEHKINYFTEDIGLNAFYFYLRKDYPFWLKGEEFGLQKNRGIDYLYGHKQLLSRYYLERLANDIGKIEDFDWHNEFYVGYYPTMTYHNGLPMPQRPYWSKFPYYKYKYIKDMEDMESRVSAAIDSGFVLDATGKWINIYTPEGLNILGNIIEGNVDSCNPNFYGSIDFFARKIFGYNLEPSTSYQIIPSALEFYTTSMRDPAFYRFYKRILSYYFRYKAHQKPYNKNEIVYPDLKIESFVVDKLITYFDQFDTSINNGLMIDDPKEAENTLIKIRQYRLNHKPFSFHLAINAEKPMKATIRIFLGPKYDIHHKPFAFPEYAKYFYEMDNWIVDLNAGANKIIRNSQDCFFAIPDPESSEILYKKLLKALNGSDSFSYAERIYGFPERLILPKGKKEGVPFQIFVYVSPVEGELLSYKSRVFGDYKFDNKPYGFPLDRPTYNFRYEGSNMMLKDITIYHKDETELNVTY; encoded by the exons ATGAAGTTTccgacgatattaattattgtcgcGGCCGTCAGCTTTAGTTTAGTAGCAGCCGACTACAATACTATCAAAACCGCCGATGaggaatttctttttaaacaaaagaaaatctaTAATCTTCTGTATTTTATCCCGCAATCTTCCCTCGTGAATCCTTCATTGTACGAGGAGGGCCGCTCGTACAATATTCAAGCCAACATAGACTCGTATTCTAATACA GCCGCAGTAAagaactttatttatttatatgagaGCGGCATGCTTCCTCGTGGCGAGCTCAACTCTCTGTACTACCCAAAGCTTAAAAAGGAAACGGAGGCACTGTTTTACTTGTTCTTTTATGCAAAGGACTTTGACACCTTTTACAAAACGGCGTTATGGGCGCGTATTTACATGAACGAGATGCAATTTGGTGAAGCCCTGTACACCGCGGTTATTCTTCGCGATGACACAAAGTTCATTCAGCTGCCGCCTCCTTACGAGATGTACCCATATGGATTTTTCAACTCTGAAGTACTCGAGAAGGCGCACCATGCAAAACTCTTTGGTAAACTTG ATTCGAAGAAATTTGGTGGCTACAACACCTACATCATTCCGGCAAATTATTCTGGATGGTACATGTCGCGCGAGTACGATCAGGAGCACAAGATTAATTACTTCACCGAAGATATTGGCTTGAATGCCTTCTACTTCTACTTGCGAAAAGACTATCCATTCTGGCTAAAAGGCGAGGAGTTTGGTTTGCAGAAGAATCGCGGAATAGATTATCTTTACGGTCACAAACAATTGCTGTCCCGTTATTACTTGGAACGGTTGgccaacgacattggcaaaaTTGAAGACTTTGACTGGCATAATGAGTTTTACGTCGGATACTATCCGACTATGACTTATCACAACGGATTGCCAATGCCACAAAGACCATATTGGAGCAAGTTCCCTTATTACAAGTACAAATACATAAAG GATATGGAAGATATGGAATCTCGAGTATCGGCGGCCATCGACTCCGGATTTGTCTTGGACGCAACTGGTAAATGGATTAATATTTACACGCCCGAAGGTCTCAACATTCTTGGCAACATTATCGAGGGTAACGTAGACTCCTGCAATCCTAATTTTTACGGCAGCATTGATTTCTTCGCGAGAAAGATTTTCGGATACAACTTGGAACCGTCGACCTCCTATCAGATCATACCCAGCGCTCTCGAATTTTATACCACGTCCATGAGGGATCCTGCATTCTATCGTTTCTACAAAAGAATATTGTCCTACTATTTCAG ATACAAAGCGCATCAAAAGCCATACAATAAGAACGAAATTGTCTATCCTGACTTGAAAATCGAGTCTTTTGTCGTCGACAAATTGATTACTTATTTCGATCAGTTCGACACCTCGATCAACAATGGCCTGATGATCGATGACCCGAAAGAGGCTGAAAACACATTGATCAAAATTCGTCAATATCGTCTCAATCACAAACCCTTCAGTTTCCATCTTGCCATCAACGCCGAAAAACCTATGAAAGCCACGATACGCATTTTCCTTGGGCCAAAGTACGATATTCATCACAAGCCGTTTGCTTTTCCTGAatacgcaaaatatttctatGAAATGGACAACTGGATAGTCGATT TGAACGCCGGTGCAAACAAGATTATTCGAAATAGTCAAGATTGTTTCTTCGCTATACCCGATCCGGAATCGAGCGagattttatacaaaaagcTGCTCAAAGCTCTCAATGGTTCGGATTCCTTTTCATATGCGGAAAGAATCTACGGATTCCCCGAGCGGCTTATTTTGCCTAAAGGCAAGAAGGAGGGTGTGCCGTTCCAGATTTTCGTATACGTCAGTCCGGTCGAAGGGGAACTGTTATCTTATAAATCCCGCGTCTTTGGTGACTACAAATTTGATAACAAGCCATACGGATTTCCCTTGGACAGGCCTACATACAATTTCCGCTACGAGGGATCAAACATGATGCTGAAAGATATTACGATTTATCACAAAGACGAGACGGAGCTTAATGTCACTTATTGA
- the LOC139106011 gene encoding hexamerin-like gives MLKELLLLALTALSLSDGFHLTGKTADMDFLHKQKKIYELMFFVKQNTLTDMEFYEIGRNYDIESNIDMYKVKSVAQEFLYMYKHGMLNRNAIFSPYYEEHREEMKLLFKLFYYAKDFQTFYKTAAWARLYLNDGVFTSAFTVAVFYRPDCKYMRLPAPYEIYPNLYFSNDVIQQAHNIKMTRGLATANVDNTDTYMIYANYSGNFVKPYIDDEYKLDYFMEDFSLNSFYYYYRQVMPFWFDFKDFDMPKDFRGSYYYFYHKQLLGRYYLERISNDLEDIEDFDWNKSFYPGYYSTLMYHNGIAMPQRSRYMNVPFYKYKYLKEIEALEYRIMNAIDLGYVYDKNGKQINIYTPEGLNILANLIEGNVDSCNRHFYGMYDALARDILGYNLDYKNKNQAIPSSLQCYSTSMRDPGFYRLYKRIMMYFFRYKKYMPYYTQDELTFPGVKFESANIDKLTTFFDICDTFINNALSVESFKEGLKLRVKARQYCLNYKPFTYRFNINSDKETKAVLKIFLGPAFSDAHDEQDVSYLREYYQYFIEMDKFVITLRQGTNTIERRSSDSAYTMPDMMSSDMYYKKLEKAIGGSEPFTYYEKLFAFPERLTLPKGKPDGMRFKMFFYLSPFDESKTTTMELPVFGKFTFDEKSFGFPLDRPMYPWKFITPNMLFKDVYIYHTKENEKMHF, from the exons ATGCTGAAGGAGCTGCTGTTGCTAGCGCTAACGGCGCTATCCCTGTCGGATGGATTCCATCTTACTGGTAAGACCGCCGACATGGACTTTCTGCACAAGCAGAAAAAAATCTATGAATTGATGTTCTTCGTCAAGCAAAATACCCTCACCGACATGGAATTCTATGAGATTGGCCGCAACTATGACATTGAAAGCAACATCGACATGTACAAAGTTAAG TCCGTCGCCCAAGAGttcttatatatgtataagcaCGGTATGCTTAATCGCAATGCCATATTCTCGCCGTATTACGAAGAACATCGTGAGGAAATGAAGCTGCTCTTCAAGCTTTTCTATTACGCCAAGGACTTTCAAACCTTTTACAAAACCGCTGCTTGGGCTCGTCTTTACCTAAACGACGGTGTTTTCACGTCCGCCTTTACCGTAGCCGTTTTCTATCGTCCCGACTGCAAGTATATGAGGCTGCCAGCTCCGTACGAAATCTATCCCAATTTATACTTTAGTAACGACGTCATCCAGCAAGCTCACAATATCAAAATGACACGTG GACTCGCCACTGCCAACGTGGACAACACGGACACTTACATGATTTATGCGAATTATTCTGGAAACTTTGTTAAACCTTATATCGACGACGAATATAAATTAGACTACTTTATGGAAGACTTCTCCTTGAACAGCTTCTATTATTACTACCGTCAAGTTATGCCATTCTGGTTTGATTTCAAGGATTTTGATATGCCAAAGGATTTCCGTGGTTCCTATTACTATTTCTATCATAAGCAATTGCTAGGCCGTTACTACCTTGAACGCATCTCTAATGATCTGGAGGATATCGAGGACTTTGACTGGAACAAATCTTTCTACCCTGGCTATTATTCAACTTTGATGTATCACAATGGAATCGCCATGCCTCAACGTTCTCGTTACATGAATGTGCCATTCTATAAATACAAGTATCTGAAA GAGATCGAGGCTCTGGAATATCGCATCATGAACGCCATCGACTTGGGCTACGTATACGACAAGAACGGCAAgcaaattaacatttatactCCCGAAGGTTTGAACATTCTCGCTAATTTAATCGAGGGCAACGTAGACTCGTGCAATCGACATTTCTATGGAATGTACGACGCTCTTGCTCGCGATATCCTCGGTTACAATTTAGACTACAAGAATAAGAATCAAGCGATCCCCAGCTCTCTCCAGTGCTATAGCACCAGTATGAGGGATCCCGGATTTTACCGCTTATACAAGAGAATCATGATGTATTTCTTCAG ATACAAAAAGTACATGCCGTATTACACTCAGGACGAACTGACTTTCCCTGGCGTGAAATTCGAATCAGCCAATATTGACAAGCTTACGACATTCTTCGACATTTGTgatacgtttattaataacgctCTTTCCGTGGAGAGTTTCAAGGAAGGATTAAAGTTACGCGTGAAGGCTCGTCAATATTGCCTTAATTATAAACCGTTTACTTATCGCTTCAACATCAACAGCGATAAAGAAACTAAGGCTGTGCTCAAGATCTTCCTTGGACCGGCCTTCTCTGATGCTCACGATGAACAGGACGTATCTTATCTCCGTGAATATTACCAATACTTTATCGAGATGGACAAATTTGTCATAACAC tGAGACAAGGAACAAATACTATCGAACGTCGTAGCTCCGATTCTGCTTATACAATGCCCGACATGATGTCTAGCGACATGTATTACAAGAAATTGGAAAAAGCCATAGGAGGCAGTGAACCGTTTACCTATTACGAAAAACTCTTTGCCTTCCCAGAACGTCTAACTTTGCCCAAGGGTAAGCCCGATGGCATGAGATTTAAAATGTTCTTCTACCTGAGCCCATTCGACGAGTCCAAGACTACGACTATGGAACTGCCGGTCTTTGGCAAGTTTACGTTTGATGAAAAATCATTCGGCTTCCCGCTCGATAGACCGATGTATCCATGGAAGTTTATCACGCCGAACATGTTGTTTAAGGACGTATACATCTATCACAcgaaagagaacgaaaaaatgcatttttag
- the LOC139106013 gene encoding WD repeat-containing protein 43 yields MASTGRSAFSQDGQYYALCGNDGKLKIWETASGRLKHEYTPNRHLSSPCNVIGWISVSPQSTSNVSPLPRKKRRKKSISEEVDNKSVVAMGSANGKITLYDVAAASVSSLLENGHTSTVTAIVWSPSTGLITAANDYHIVEWSLQENGIKCKWKSGKAKVTALAVLPNGKSLLSAERIIKWWSLTTKQLIRTFTGHANNVTFLQTVQVDGTTSYLISGAHADSHLSVWALDKNKNDKTSIATLSMQDEATSISILIAEELQIVVLVTTQSGQAQLFKYQPNGHTKPLKPSLNIAVAADANQKETVQQIPILAGHLTEDEKLLLAYGSYLNLTFEKVVPDFSDKVQCLIRSDTKKSKERKEETISKLKPTTIEDAEYLAPGMGASIQKRSRTISGSQLLLKDRLENLSLNADSNAQGKISTKGANMTQLLMQALNSKDKTILTTVLFTKNETVIRNTIAKLPVQAITPLLKELTLMLQGKTYMSKIAVMWLQTIIMTHAAHLMSRPDIAEILSPILSFIDAKLALLTALQRLKGRVSLITGQISQANDEDDKDKTQESLLVYQDQDSSDEGADRDDVDLSSESDDNWEEMSDQDVQEEQDEEDNKSVKFEDDDDGDNDNDSIHS; encoded by the exons ATGGCGAGCACGGGACGTTCCGCGTTCTCTCAGGATGGTCAATATTACGCATTATGCGGTAACGACGGTAAATTGAAGATCTGGGAGACAGCGAGCGGCCGGTTAAAGCACGAGTACACCCCCAATCGGCATTTATCGTCGCCCTGCAATGTCATAGGATGGATTTCTGTGAGCCCGCAATCGACGAGCAATGTATCG CCATTGCCAAGGAAGAAGCGCAggaaaaaatcaatttcagaAGAAGTTGATAATAAATCTGTCGTGGCAATGGGTTCTGCCAATGGAAAGATTACTTTGTACGATGTAGCAGCTGCATCCGTTAGCTCTTTGTTAGAGAATGGCCATACCTCCACTGTTACGGCGATAGTTTGGTCACCGAGTACTGGACTAATCACAGCAGCTAATGATTACCATATAGTAGAATGGAGTCTTCAggaaaatggaattaaatgcaaatggAAATCTGGCAAAGCAAAAGTGACAGCCTTGGCAGTTTTACCTAATGGAAAATCCTTGCTGTCTGCAGAAAGAATAATTAAGTGGTGGAGCTTAACAACAAAACAATTGATCCGTACATTTACGGGACATGCGAATAACGTTACTTTTCTTCAGACTGTACAAGTAGATGGCACAACCAGTTACCTAATCAGTGGTGCTCACGCGGACAGTCATCTCTCTGTGTGGGCACTAGATAAA aataaaaatgataaaacatCGATAGCAACTCTATCCATGCAAGACGAAGCTACGTCCATCTCGATACTTATTGCAGAAGAATTGCAAATTGTTGTGTTAGTTACCACTCAATCGGGTCAAGCACAATTATTCAAGTATCAACCGAATGGTCATACCAAGCCGTTAAAACCGTCTCTTAACATCGCAGTAGCTGCAGATGCCAATCAAAAAGAAACTGTACAACAGATCCCAATTTTGGCAGGTCATTTAACTGAAGACGAAAAACTATTACTAGCATACGGTAGTTATTTAAACTTGACATTCGAAAAAGTTGTGCCTGACTTTTCGGATAAAGTGCAATGTTTAATCAGATCGGATACAAAAAAGtctaaagaaagaaaagaagagacaATTTCGAAACTAAAACCTACAACGATAGAAGATGCTGAATATCTTGCCCCAg GAATGGGAGCTTCGATACAGAAAAGAAGTAGGACAATCTCAGGATCTCAGTTACTTTTAAAGGATAGATTGGAGAATCTTAGTTTAAATGCAGATTCAAATGCACAAGGGAAGATATCGACGAAAGGAGCGAACATGACGCAGTTGTTGATGCAAGCGTTAAATAGCAAAGATAAAACCATTTTAACGACGGTGCTgtttacaaaaaatgaaaCTGTAATTCGTAACACTATCGCAAAGTTACCCGTGCAAGCAATCACGCCATTGCTTAAAGAACTAACTCTTATGTTGCAAGGCAaaacatatat GAGTAAAATTGCAGTAATGTGGTTGCAAACTATAATAATGACTCATGCTGCGCACTTAATGTCACGACCAGATATCGCAGAGATACTCAGTCCTATTCTAAGTTTCATCGATGCAAAGTTAGCGCTTTTAACGGCTCTACAAAGATTAAAAGGCAGAGTTTCTCTTATAACAGGACAAATATCTCAAGCTAATGATGAAGACGACAAAGATAAAACTCAGGAGAGCTTACTTGTTTATCAAGATCAAG aTTCATCGGATGAGGGTGCCGATAGAGACGATGTCGATTTAAGCAGCGAATCTGATGATAATTGGGAAGAAATGTCCGACCAAGATGTTCAAGAAGAGCAAGACGAAGAAGATAATAAAAGTGTCAAATTTGAGGATGACGATGATGGGGATAATGATAATGACTCCATACACAGCTGA